GGAATTACCGACGCACTGCAAGTTTGTGTCGCAGGCCCGACGGATCCCGTCCGGGTCTGCGATTCTCGGCTCAGGCGGCGGCTTCGCTGGCGAGGCAATCCTCGAAGATCGCGCCGAGCGCCGCCGCGTCGATCGCCTCGTGCCGGCCGATCGCGACGAGGGTGCTGACCGCGGGCGCAGGATGCTCCTCGAACCCCATCTCGCGCCGCTTGCCGACGAGGTGGAAGACGAGACGCCGGCCGTCGCCATCGGTCCGCAGGACGCCCTTGGCGCGCAGGAGGCCGGTGGGCAGCGCGTTGAGCGCGCGACGGAACTTCTTGAGGTCGACCGGCCGGTCGGTCTGCCACTGCCAGGTGGCGAACTCGTCGCCATGGTCATGATGGTCGTGGTCGTGGTCGTGGTCGTGGGTGGCGTGCTCGCGGGCGCCGTGCGCGTGGTCCGCATGCTGGCGGGGTGCGTCGACCGGGGTCGCCTCGCGCGGGCCGAAGAGCACCTCGACCGGGACGTCGGCGTGGCGCGCGTGCAGCACGCGCAGACGCGGCATCGCCCCGCGCAGCGTCTCCTCGACCGAGGCGAGGGCGGCCGGCGCGACGAGGTCGACCTTGTTGAGGATGACGATGTCGGAGCCGGTCACCTGGTCGATCGCCAGCTCGGTGGAGGCGAAGTCGAGGTCGGGGAAGGTATCGGCATCGACGAGGCAGAAGGTGCCGTCGAGCGCCACACGGTCGGCCAGGGCGTCCTGCTCCAGCGCGTCGGCGATGGCGAGGGGACGAGAGACGCCGCTCGCCTCGATGATGAGCCGGTCGGGCCGGCTCTCGCCGCCCAGCAGCTCGCCCACGGCGCCGACCATGTCGTCCCGGATCGAGCAGCACACGCAACCGTTCTCGAGCTGGACCCGGTCGGCCGTGCGCTCGACGACGAGCTCGGCGTCGATGTTGAGGGCGCCGAAGTCGTTGATCAGGACGGCGTAGCGCACTCCCTTGGCGTCGCTCAGGATGCGGCGCAACAACGTCGTCTTGCCGGCGCCGAGGAAGCCGGTGAGGATCGTCACGGGAATGCGTGCGGCGGGGGATTCGGCCATCGGGTCGCTCGTCTCCATGGGGGGCGACCGCGGCCGCCCTCACCTCAGTACCCAAAAGCGGCCGCGCTGCACAACGGTCCGCGACGCCGGGCCGGGCCGGGTCGGGGCGCCCCTCAGTGCATGCGCGCTGCGAGGTCCGTCAGGATCCAGATCGTGCCGCCGCCCATCAACGCCAGCAGCAGCACCGTGAACAGGATGAGTTGCAGGTCCTCCCGCTTCTGGCGCGACAGGTCGACGTGCAGGAAGAAGCGCATGTGGACGACGATCTGTACCAGCGCGGCGATGCCGACGAGCACGAGGCTGGCCCCGCGCGGCAGGATGCCGGTGAATGCGAGGATGAACGGCGGCACGGTCAGCGCCACGGCGAGCACGAAGCCGACGATGTAGAGCCGCGTGTCGTGCGCGCGCTGGCGGGCCAGGTCGTCGCGGTCGTTCTTGGTCGCGTTCATGCTGACAAAGCCCCCGCGAGAAACACGCCGGACATGATCCCGACCCACACGATATCGAGGAAGTGCCAGTAGAGCGCGAGGCGTAACAGGCGCGACTTGACCTGATTGGTGAGGCCGAGGGCGAAGATCTGGGCGATCATCACTCCGACGAAGACGATGCCGACGGTGACGTGCAGCCCGTGCAGCCCCACCAGCGACCACAGCGCGCTGAGGTAGCCGGAGCGGGAGGGCGCCGCACCGATCGAGGCCATGTGGATGAAGTCCTTCACCTCCAGCGCCACGAAGCCGGCGCCCAGCAGCGCCGTCACCGCCAGCCACAGCGCAATGCGTCCCCGGCCGTCCTCGTACTTCATCGCGATGCTGGCGAAGCCGAAGGTCATCGTCGAGAGCAGCAGCAGCGTCGTCTGCATGGCGATCGAGGTGAGGTCGATGACCTCGGCCGGGCCGGGGCCGCCGGCGATCGACATCGGGCTCAGCATGGTCGCGAAGGTCGCGAACACGAGGCCGAAGGTGATGAGATCGCTCATCAGGAAGACCCAGAAGCCGAAGAGCACGACCTCCGCCTCCTCGTGCGCCTCGCCGTGCGAGGGGCCGAGGTTCAGCCCCGGATGGAGCTTGGTATCGGCCTCGCTCATGCGGCCTCCTGAAGGTCGGTGCGGGCGTAGCCCCGGTTGGCGTTCGTCAGCTCCTCGTCCCGCGTGACGCCGCGCGCCTCGTCGATGGCGCGCATCCATGCCTGCGTTTCGGCCTTAACTTGTGCCGCGGGGATGATGATGTGGCGATCGGGCGAGAAGCTGCGCACCACCAGGATCGTCGGGATCGCGAGGAGGGCCAGCGCCGCGAGCCACCACATCCACCACACCATGGCGAACGAGAAGACGCCGGCGGCGACGCAGATCATGAAGCCGACCGCGCTCGGCGCCGGCAGGTGGATGTCCTCGTATTCGTCCGGCGCCACGTAGGGCCGTCCGGCCGCCTTCTCGACGGCGAAGGCCTCGCGCGAGGCGACCTCGGGGATGACCGGAAAGTTGTACTCCGGGACCGGCGCGGGCGTGGCCCACTCCAGCGTGCGCCCGTCCCACGGGTCGCCGAGCGGCACCGCCAGCGCGGCGCGATTCCTCCACGAGAACCAGAACACCGAGGCGAAGGTGACGAACGCCGCCAGGATGATCAGCGACCCGAGCGCGGTGACGATCATGTAGGGCTCGAAGGTCGCGTCCGAATAGCTCGCCGAGCGGCGCGGGTAGCCCAGCAGACCGACGAAGTAGAGCGGCAGGAAGGTCACCGAGAAGCCGACGATCCACAAAACGGCCGAGATCTTCGCCGGGCGCTCCTCCAGGCGGAAGCCGAACGCCTTGGGGAACCACATGTGGACCCCCGCCAGCACCGCGAAGACGACGCCCGGCAGGATCACGTTGTGGAAGTGGGCGACGATGAACTGCGAGTTGTGGACCTGGTAGTTGATGGTCGGGTTGGCGAGGATGATGCCGGAGAGCCCGCCCAGCACGAACAGCACCATGAAGCCGCCGAGGTAGATCATCGGCACCGTCAGCCGCACCCGCCCGCGCCAGAGCGTGGCGAGCCAGACGTACATCTTCACCCCGGTCGGGATCGCGATCAGCATCGTGGCGATACCGAAGGCGACGTTGACGGTCGCGCTGTTGCCCATCGTGAAGAAGTGGTGGACCCACACGGTGAAGCTCATCACCGCGATGCACATGGTCGCCAGCACCAGCGAGGCGTAGCCGTAGAGCGTCTTGGCCGAATAGGTGGCCGTCAGCTCGGAGAAGATGCCGTAGGCCGGCAGGATGAGGATGTAGACCTCCGGATGCCCGAACATCCAGAACAGGTTGGCATAGTTCATCATGTTGCCGCCCCGGTCATTCGTGAAGAAATGAAAGTCCAGGTAACGGTCGAGCGCCTGCATCAGCGCGGCGACGGTCAGCGGCGGCATGGCGAAAGTCAGGAGGATGGCGGTGCACAGCGCGGTCCAGCAGAAGACCGGCATGCGCATGTAGGTCATTCCCGGCGCCCGCATCTTGTAGATCGTCACCGCGAAGTTGATCCCCGACAGCATGGAGCCGAACCCGGAGACGACGATCGCCCAGATCCAGTAGTCCGGGCCGACCCCCGGCTGGAAGGCCTTGCCGGTGAAGGGCGGGTAGGCCGCCCAGCCGCCGGTCTCGAACTGGCCCACCACCAGCGACACGAGGAGCATCATCGCGCCCGCCGCCGTCAGGCCGAGGCTGATGAGGTTCATCAGCGGGAAGGCCATGTCCCGCGCGCCGATCTGCAACGGGATCAGGAAGTTCATGAACCCGGCGATGAACGGCATCGCGACGAAGAAGATCATGATCGTGCCGTGCGTGGAGAACAGCTCGGCGAAGTGCTGCGGGGCGAGGATGCCGCCGTCGAGCGCGGTGGCGAGGTGGGCGCGCATGACGACGCCTTCGGCCACGCCCCGCGCCATCATCACGAAGCCGATCACCATGTACATGATGCCGATCTTCTTGTGGTCCTGGCTGCACAGCCACTCGCGCCAGAAGACGCCCCAGACGCGGTAGTAGGTGAGGAGGCCGACCACACCGACCGCGGCGAGCACCTCCAGCCACCCCGCGCCGGACGCCACCAGCTCGTTCATGCTGAAGTCGCGGAAGACGTTGAAGATCGCGATGTCGTCGAAGGTCAGGCGGCCGAACAGGAAGCTATCCATCGTGCGTGTCCGAGTGCATGGCGTGCGCGCCGGCACGGTGGGGGGTGCAGGTGGCCGCGTCGGGCGCGCCGGCTCCCGCTGCCGCGGCGTCGAAGGTGGGGCTGCCGGGCTGGAGCTGCGGCGTCACCGCCTCGCCAGAGTGGTAGCGCGCCATCACGCAGTCGAACAGACCGCTGGTCCGTAGCCGGAAGTTCACCGGGCCCTCGCCCTCCAGTCCGAGGTCGCCGCGCATGTCGCTCAGGATGCTGGGCTTGGAGAGCGTGGTGTAGGTCGCAGCCTCGAGCGGTGTCCCCAGCGTGCGCGCGGCGTCGACCCATGCATCGAACCCGCCTTCGGGCAGGGCGCGTACGGTGAAGCGCTGGTGCGGGAAGCCGTCGCCGCTGTACTGCGAGTTCTGGCCGCGCGTCTCGCCCGGCTCGGTGGCGCGCATGTTCAACTCGGTGCGCATGCCGGGCATGGCGTAGATCTGCCCGGCGAGCGCGGGGATCCAGAAGCTCTGCATCACCGTGTCGGTGGTGATGCGCAGGGTCACCGGCCGCCCCGCCGGCACCACGAACTCACCCACGCTGGCGACCTGCTGCTCGGGGTAGATGAAGAGCCACTTCCAGTCGAGGCCGATGACGTCGACCTGTAGCGGGTCGGGGCCGAGCCGGTCGTACGGGTTCAGCCGCTGCGTGGCGACGATCAGCGCGGTGGCGAGCGCGACGACGACGAGGATCGGCACGCCCCACATCGCCACCTCGAGCCAGCGGTTGAACTCCCAGTTCGGCGTGTAGGCGCGGACCGATCCCTCGCGGCGGCGGTAGAACCACATGACGAACGGCGTCAGCAGAAGCACCGGCAGGATCGGCAGCAGGATGATGAGGGTCGCGATATAGAAGTGGTTGCGCTGGCGGGCGGCGATCTCGCCCAGCGGCACGAGGAAACTCTCTCCTGCGACCGCGGGACCGGCGAGGAGCCCCGCTGCGAGGCCGGCGACGATCAGGACCGGCAACGCTGTGGAACGGGCGCGTCGGCGGTCTGGCCCGGCGGGTGGTGTCAGCCCTCTGGCGGCGCTGCAGGAGGAGCGGCGTCGGTGGCGGTGGCTCATCGTATCCCTCGGCCCGGACAGGACGCGCCATTGCCCGCACCACCGAACGGCGTTCGGCCGGTCCGGTCGACACGCGCCGCAGTGCGTCAGCGTTCGGTTACAACAGAATACCTTATCGCGGCGCGCAAGTTATTGTTGGCGCCGTGTTCCATCCATGCCGGCGGCCGCCCCCGCGGTGCGACATTCGGGCCGCGGTGACGCTGCGGCGCCCTTACGCGACAGGCAGCCGCGGGCTGCGGAAGCCGAGCCGGGCGAGGCCGGTCCGCACCTCCGGCACCGCCATGAAAAGGTCCCAGATCAGCCCGCTTCGGTGGTTCTCGAGCATGATCACGATAGGACCCTGGTCGATCGCCAACGATCCGGGCGCGACCCAATCGCCGCCCGGCTCGAACGCGTCGGCGAGGCCGTAGGGGCCCCAAAGCGTCTCGCCCCGGTCGTCGACGAAGTGGCGCAGCGCCGCCATCGCCTCTACCGGCACGAACGGCATCGAGGCGACCGCCCCCGTCGGCGTGACGACGCCGATGTCGTTGGTGGGCGAATGGGCCGCGTAGCCGACCGTGCTGTCGGAGGCGGTGAGGCCCCAGCAGGCCGGCCCGTACCCTGCGAAGCCGCCCGGATTGGCGATGCAGTGAGCGCGGTTCACCAGCGCATGCGCGCGCACCTGCTCGCCGTAGTCGGCATAGTCGTCGGCGAGGCCGCGCGGGTCGAGCCCCAGGAAGGAGTAGTGGGCGAGGAAGAGGGGGCCGCCCAGCTCCGGCCCCAGCGGCAGGCGGATACCGTGGTAGTCGCGGCCGTTGCGAAACTCCTCCGCCTTCGCCCAGGACCGGTGGTAGATCGCCGGGTCGATCGGATGCGTCGGCGAGCCGGCCGCCAGGACGAAGGTGATCAGGCTCTCGTTCCAGCCGCGGATCGGCAGGCTCTTGTCGGTCCACGGGTGGCGGTCGCTGCGGTGCCACATCAGCCCGTGGTCGCCGGGGTGCTCCAGCTCGCGGACATGGGCGGTCCAATCCGCCGCCTCCCACAGCCGCGTGACCGGGCCGGTGATATCCGCCCGATCGGCGAAGGCCTGCCGCGCGGTGAGGAGGCCGGCCATCAGGAACGACGTCTCGACGAGGTCGCCGCCGTCGTCGGTGGGCGAGAAGGGGACCGTGGCGCCGGTGCTGCCGTCGAGGAAATGGGGGAAGATGCCGTGGTGTGTCTCGGCCTGCTCCAGGAAGGCGGCGATCCGGGCGATGCGGCCGGCGACCGCGTCCCGCTCCAACCACCCGCGGGCGGCGCCGACGACGAGGGCCATGACGCCGAACCCACTGCCCCCCGACGTCACGATCCGGTTGGTGTCGTAGCCGAATGCGCCGGCGCTGCGTTCCCGCGCCATGCCGCTGTCGGGATGGGCGAAATCCCAGAAGTAGGCGAGGGCGGCGCGCGCCGTCGCGTCCCGCAACGCATCGTCGGAGAGGCCCTTGGCGGGGCGGCCGGGGTTGAGGTCCATCTACGGGTTCCGCTTTGACGAGGGGGCGGCGAGGAAGTGCTCGGCTTCACCGGAAATCAGGGGCTCGGGACGCGTCCCCAAGGCGGAGGGTCAGGCGCTCCAGACGATCTCGATGCTTTGCAGGTCGCGAGAGTTGGGGCCGACGCCGAGGACGAACGTCCCCGGGTCCCAGACCCACGCGACCGAGGTCATCGTCTCGCCCATGGCGTAGGCGAGGTCGCGGCGGGTGAGGCGGAAGGCGACGTCGCGTGCCTCGCCCGGCGCCAGGGTGATCTTCTCGAAGCCCTTCAGCTCGCGGATCGGCCGTGTGATCCGCGCCACCGGGTCCGAGACGTAGAGCTGCACCACCTCGGTGCCCGGCCGGGGTCCGGTGTTGGTCACGGTGACGCGCACGACCGCCTCGGCGTCGGGGCCCGACAGCCGGGCGGCGTCGACTCGCGGCGCGCCGTAGCCGAACGACGTGTAGGAGAGGCCGAAGCCGAAGGGGAAGAGGCCGGTCGCCGGATGGATCGAGTCCGGCAGGTCGAGGTAGCCGGTCTTGAACTTCTCGAACCGGCCCGGATAGGGGCGGCCGGTCGGTTCCGCCTGGCTGAACACCGGAACCTGCCCGGTGCGCGCCGGAAAGGCGCTCGCCAACCGGCCGGACGGGTCGGCCTTGCCGGTCAGCAAGTCGGCGATGCCGTGGCCGGCCTCGGTGCCGGCGAACCATACGTAGAGCACCGCGTCCGCGAGGCCGATCTCCTCTTCCAGCGCAAGCGGGCGACCGGCCTTCACCACCAGCACCAGCGGCGTTCCCGTCGCGGCGAGCGCGCGGATCAACACCCGTTGCGGTTCGGGCAGCGCAAGGTCGGTCACCGAGGAACACTCGCCGGACGCCTCCTTCGCTTCCCCCACCACGGCGACGGTGACGTCGGCCGCCTCGGCGGCGTGGACGGCCTCGGTCAGCATGGCCTCGGCGCTGCGGGGGTCGAGGAACACGGTCTGGCCGTGCACGTTGAGCCGCGCGGCGAGAATCTCGTCGTCGACGATGTCGGCACCCTTCACGCAGGTGATGGGACCGTCGTAGCTCGCGTGCAGGCCCTCCAGCAGCGTCACCGCCTGGCGATGGTCGCCGGAGACGGCCCAGGTGCCGAGGAGGTTGGTCTGGTCGTCGGCGATGGCGCCGACCATCGCGATGCGCTTGCCCGGCGCCAGCGGCAGGATGCCGTCATTCTTCAAGAGCACCGAGCTCTCGGCGATGGCCCCGCGGGCGACGCGGCGGTGTGCCGGGGCGAGGGGGAAACGGGCCGCCCGCTCCTCGTCGCAGTAGCGGAACGGGTCGTCGAACAGGCCGATGCGGTGCTTCAGCGCCAGCACGCGCCCGCACGCCTCGTCGATCGCGGCGCGGATGTCGTCTGCCGGGATGGCGATGCCGCTTTCGGGGCGGCTGAGGCCCTCCTCGGCGAGCCTGGGGAGGTGGTCGAGGTAGTCCTCGCCGATCATGTCCATGTCGATCCCGGCGATCAGCGCCAGGCCCGCCACCGTCTCGCGGTCGCCCAGGCCGTGGGCGGCCAGCTCCATGATGCCGGTATAGTCGGCGACCATCAGCCCGTCGAAGCCGGCCGTGCCGCGCAGCCAGCCGCGGATGAGGTCGCGGTGGGCGTGCATCGGCCGCTTGTTGAGCGCATTGAAGGCGCCCATGATCGACCCCGCCCCCGCTGCGACACCGGCGCGGAAGGGCTCGGCATAGACGCCGATCGCCTCCTCCGGCGAGAGGTTGGCGTTGTCGTAATCGCGTCCGCCGACCGCGGCGCCGTAGGCGAGGAAATGCTTCAGGCACGACACCACCGTGTCGGGCGCGGTGGGGTCGTCCCCCTCGAAGCCCTTGACCATCGCCTCGGCGTAGCGGGCGGCGAGGAAGGGGTCCTCGCCCGGGCTCTCGGCGATGCGGCCCCAGCGCGGGTCCCGCGCGATGTCGATCATCGGGGCGTAGACGTGGTTGATCCCCTCGGCCGCCGCCTCGGTCGCGGCGACGCGGGCGACGTCGTGCCAGAGCTGCGGGTTGAAGGCGCAGCCGAGCGCGACGGGCAGGGGGAAGATCGTGCGGTGGCCGTGGATCACGTCCTCGGCGAAGAAGAGCGGGATGCCGTGACGCGAGCCCGCGACCGCGATCTCCTGCCACGCCCGCACCGAGCGGACCGACTTGGTGCCGAAGAGACCGCCGAGCCGGCCGCTCTTCAGACGGTCCTCGATGTTGCGGACGGCGGGACTGCCGGTCTCCGGTCCCTCGCCGGCGCTGAGGAGATTGAGCTGGCCGATCTTCTCGGCCAGCGTCATCCGCTGCAGCAGGGCAGCGACGAAGTCGTTGTCGGACATGGGATCTTTCGCGTGGCCCTATTCGGCGGCGATCTGATCGACCACCTTCGCCGGCTGACCTAGTGCGTGGATGTCCGCGATGCCATCCTCGATGTAGAGAATGTTGTCGTAGAAGGTCTTGCCGCCGGGCGCGACGGGGGGCTCCGGCGTGTGCATGATCGATATGACGATCGCCTTGGGGCAATGGTCCGCGATCAGGCGGTGGAACTCCAGGGTGGCGAGCGGGTCGAGCGCGGCGCACGCCTCGTCGAGCAGCAGCACGTCCGGCTGCTGCAGGATGATGCGTGCCAGCACCAGACGCTGACGCTGACCGCCGGAGAACACGTTGTTCCAGGGCTTGCCGTGGTGCAGGTCGTCGTCGACGTCGGCGATGAACTTGCCGAGCCCGACCTCCGACAGCGCCGCGGCGATCTGAAGATCCGTGAAGCGGCCGCCGAAATCGGGGTAGCAGATCAGCTCGCGCAGGGTGAGGCGCGTCGGCAGGTCCGGATCCTGTCCGGCGAAGAACATCCGCGCGCCCTCGGGGTGGACGATGTCGCCCGAGCCGTAGGGCCACAGGCCGGCGATCGCCTTCATCAGGCTCGACTTGCCGCTGCCGTTCTGCCCGCGCACATACGCCCACTGGCCCGGGCGGATGTTGATGTGCGGCACGGTCAGGAACGGCTCGGCGTCCTTGCCGCGGTGGCGCAGCTCGACGTTCTTCAGCGTCAAGCCGAAGCGGGGGTTCTGCACCGGGTGGCGGAACGCGTTGACGCCGGTCTGGCTGTAGAAGGCCTGCCGATCGCTGGCGGCCTCGATGGCGTTGGCGACTTCGGTCAGTCGCACGGCGTTGGCCTTCAGCGTGGCGATCGCGGGCATCACCTGGATGAACCAGGAGCAGTCCTCGATCAGCTCGGCCGCCAGCTCCGACGTCGCCGAGTAGGCGCGGAAGGTGAGGGCCCCGGAGAGGTAGCCCGGCAGCGCCGGCAGGTAGGAAACCAGCCGCTTGGACAGGAAGTTGTAGCTGTTGGTGAACATCATGAACCCGGCTTGGGTGATGTTCATCCGGTGCCACACCTCGTCGATCCCGGCGTAGAGCTTGCCGTTGGTCTGCTGCTGCACGCGCTGTCCGCCGGAGATGGCGAGCTGGTTCGACCGGCTGAGCATCTCGTTCAGCTCGCCGCGCCAGGTGCCGTCGCGCGACTGACGCTCCAGCGTCTGCCGCTCCAGCACGCGGCCCAGCAGCCAGGCGCAGAAGGTGCCGAAGGGGACGTAGAGGGCGATGACGATCGCGACCAGCAGCGCCGAGCCGTAGGCGCCGGGCGAGAATGTGAGAGCGGCGCCGACCGCGGGACCGAAGGCGTCCGTCGCGGCGGCGCCGGCGGCGGCGAACCAGCGCTCCAGAAACGGGACTTCGACCGAGCGGGCGATGATCGCCGACGACACGAAGTAGATCGACGTCACCGACCCCCAGATGCCCATGGCGAGGCCGATGATGCCGCCGAACATGTTGTTGGTGCACTCGTCGACGCGCTGGTCGACGTTGTCGGGCATGCGGCCGACGGCATTGGGCCCGGCGTCGCGGTTCGACATCAGGCTCATCGCGATGTGGTTCTGGCCCAGCATCGCGGCGGAGAACTGGCCTTGCGTCCACCCGCGCGCCTTGCGGTGCAGCGTGGCGGAGACGAAGTGGCGGAACCCGATCGCGCCGTAACGGGCGAGGTAGATGCCCGCGAACGCGGCGACCGACGCCATCAGGATCGCGACGGGGTCGACCCCCTCGCTCGGCGCGTGGAACGAGACGATGGAGTTGAGAAAGTCCGCGCTGGAGGTCGCCGCCCACACCGAGGACTTGGAGATGAGCGTCGTGATGGCGAACACCGCGAAGGTGAGCGACCACGCCTCGACCCAACGCTCGGAGGTCCAGTAGGCGGAGAGCAGGCCCCAGAAGCCGCGCATGCCCGACACCGGCGTCGCGCCCCGGCGGCGGAGCGGCGCGTGCAGCCGCGGGTGGGTGCGGCCGAGGGTGTAGACCACCGGCAGGGCGGCGAGGCCCACGCCCCAGGTCAGCGTGAACGCGGGGCCGGCCCAGCGCGACAGGAGCGCGAGCGTCTCGGCCAGCAGGCCGGTCGCGTCGAGCAGCAAGAGGTCGAGTGTCAGCGCGAGCGTGCCGGCGGCGAGGATCGCCACCAGGACACTTTGCCTACTACTCCGGTTCCTAGCCCAGATAGACGGACGAACCTTCATCGCCATCCAGCCCTGTTTCAACTGCGCACTCGTCGGGCCGCGCGGTGTGACCCAGCCTTAGCCTAGGCGATGATGCTGGGCCGATCGTCTCCGACGCCTTAAGGCTGCCCTTATGACGCCCAGAATGCGACAGCGCCGCCACGTAGGAAAGCTTTGCCGAATATGGGGGCGGTGTTTTTAGGGAACTGTGTTTCAAATCACACGAGTGCGACCGCCGCTCCACAACCCGTCCCCCCTTAAACGCGGGAGTGGTTAAAAAAATTATGTCCTTGGCACTGCTGTGCTATTTGGCCGCGAACACGGGATCGTGCACCAGTCTTCCGGATT
This portion of the Acuticoccus sp. I52.16.1 genome encodes:
- a CDS encoding GTP-binding protein, translating into MAESPAARIPVTILTGFLGAGKTTLLRRILSDAKGVRYAVLINDFGALNIDAELVVERTADRVQLENGCVCCSIRDDMVGAVGELLGGESRPDRLIIEASGVSRPLAIADALEQDALADRVALDGTFCLVDADTFPDLDFASTELAIDQVTGSDIVILNKVDLVAPAALASVEETLRGAMPRLRVLHARHADVPVEVLFGPREATPVDAPRQHADHAHGAREHATHDHDHDHDHHDHGDEFATWQWQTDRPVDLKKFRRALNALPTGLLRAKGVLRTDGDGRRLVFHLVGKRREMGFEEHPAPAVSTLVAIGRHEAIDAAALGAIFEDCLASEAAA
- the cyoD gene encoding cytochrome o ubiquinol oxidase subunit IV, whose amino-acid sequence is MNATKNDRDDLARQRAHDTRLYIVGFVLAVALTVPPFILAFTGILPRGASLVLVGIAALVQIVVHMRFFLHVDLSRQKREDLQLILFTVLLLALMGGGTIWILTDLAARMH
- a CDS encoding cytochrome c oxidase subunit 3, whose protein sequence is MSEADTKLHPGLNLGPSHGEAHEEAEVVLFGFWVFLMSDLITFGLVFATFATMLSPMSIAGGPGPAEVIDLTSIAMQTTLLLLSTMTFGFASIAMKYEDGRGRIALWLAVTALLGAGFVALEVKDFIHMASIGAAPSRSGYLSALWSLVGLHGLHVTVGIVFVGVMIAQIFALGLTNQVKSRLLRLALYWHFLDIVWVGIMSGVFLAGALSA
- a CDS encoding cbb3-type cytochrome c oxidase subunit I; translation: MDSFLFGRLTFDDIAIFNVFRDFSMNELVASGAGWLEVLAAVGVVGLLTYYRVWGVFWREWLCSQDHKKIGIMYMVIGFVMMARGVAEGVVMRAHLATALDGGILAPQHFAELFSTHGTIMIFFVAMPFIAGFMNFLIPLQIGARDMAFPLMNLISLGLTAAGAMMLLVSLVVGQFETGGWAAYPPFTGKAFQPGVGPDYWIWAIVVSGFGSMLSGINFAVTIYKMRAPGMTYMRMPVFCWTALCTAILLTFAMPPLTVAALMQALDRYLDFHFFTNDRGGNMMNYANLFWMFGHPEVYILILPAYGIFSELTATYSAKTLYGYASLVLATMCIAVMSFTVWVHHFFTMGNSATVNVAFGIATMLIAIPTGVKMYVWLATLWRGRVRLTVPMIYLGGFMVLFVLGGLSGIILANPTINYQVHNSQFIVAHFHNVILPGVVFAVLAGVHMWFPKAFGFRLEERPAKISAVLWIVGFSVTFLPLYFVGLLGYPRRSASYSDATFEPYMIVTALGSLIILAAFVTFASVFWFSWRNRAALAVPLGDPWDGRTLEWATPAPVPEYNFPVIPEVASREAFAVEKAAGRPYVAPDEYEDIHLPAPSAVGFMICVAAGVFSFAMVWWMWWLAALALLAIPTILVVRSFSPDRHIIIPAAQVKAETQAWMRAIDEARGVTRDEELTNANRGYARTDLQEAA
- a CDS encoding cytochrome c oxidase subunit II, with the protein product MPVLIVAGLAAGLLAGPAVAGESFLVPLGEIAARQRNHFYIATLIILLPILPVLLLTPFVMWFYRRREGSVRAYTPNWEFNRWLEVAMWGVPILVVVALATALIVATQRLNPYDRLGPDPLQVDVIGLDWKWLFIYPEQQVASVGEFVVPAGRPVTLRITTDTVMQSFWIPALAGQIYAMPGMRTELNMRATEPGETRGQNSQYSGDGFPHQRFTVRALPEGGFDAWVDAARTLGTPLEAATYTTLSKPSILSDMRGDLGLEGEGPVNFRLRTSGLFDCVMARYHSGEAVTPQLQPGSPTFDAAAAGAGAPDAATCTPHRAGAHAMHSDTHDG
- a CDS encoding glucoamylase family protein → MDLNPGRPAKGLSDDALRDATARAALAYFWDFAHPDSGMARERSAGAFGYDTNRIVTSGGSGFGVMALVVGAARGWLERDAVAGRIARIAAFLEQAETHHGIFPHFLDGSTGATVPFSPTDDGGDLVETSFLMAGLLTARQAFADRADITGPVTRLWEAADWTAHVRELEHPGDHGLMWHRSDRHPWTDKSLPIRGWNESLITFVLAAGSPTHPIDPAIYHRSWAKAEEFRNGRDYHGIRLPLGPELGGPLFLAHYSFLGLDPRGLADDYADYGEQVRAHALVNRAHCIANPGGFAGYGPACWGLTASDSTVGYAAHSPTNDIGVVTPTGAVASMPFVPVEAMAALRHFVDDRGETLWGPYGLADAFEPGGDWVAPGSLAIDQGPIVIMLENHRSGLIWDLFMAVPEVRTGLARLGFRSPRLPVA
- a CDS encoding glycoside hydrolase family 3 N-terminal domain-containing protein, translated to MSDNDFVAALLQRMTLAEKIGQLNLLSAGEGPETGSPAVRNIEDRLKSGRLGGLFGTKSVRSVRAWQEIAVAGSRHGIPLFFAEDVIHGHRTIFPLPVALGCAFNPQLWHDVARVAATEAAAEGINHVYAPMIDIARDPRWGRIAESPGEDPFLAARYAEAMVKGFEGDDPTAPDTVVSCLKHFLAYGAAVGGRDYDNANLSPEEAIGVYAEPFRAGVAAGAGSIMGAFNALNKRPMHAHRDLIRGWLRGTAGFDGLMVADYTGIMELAAHGLGDRETVAGLALIAGIDMDMIGEDYLDHLPRLAEEGLSRPESGIAIPADDIRAAIDEACGRVLALKHRIGLFDDPFRYCDEERAARFPLAPAHRRVARGAIAESSVLLKNDGILPLAPGKRIAMVGAIADDQTNLLGTWAVSGDHRQAVTLLEGLHASYDGPITCVKGADIVDDEILAARLNVHGQTVFLDPRSAEAMLTEAVHAAEAADVTVAVVGEAKEASGECSSVTDLALPEPQRVLIRALAATGTPLVLVVKAGRPLALEEEIGLADAVLYVWFAGTEAGHGIADLLTGKADPSGRLASAFPARTGQVPVFSQAEPTGRPYPGRFEKFKTGYLDLPDSIHPATGLFPFGFGLSYTSFGYGAPRVDAARLSGPDAEAVVRVTVTNTGPRPGTEVVQLYVSDPVARITRPIRELKGFEKITLAPGEARDVAFRLTRRDLAYAMGETMTSVAWVWDPGTFVLGVGPNSRDLQSIEIVWSA
- a CDS encoding ABC transporter ATP-binding protein/permease is translated as MAILAAGTLALTLDLLLLDATGLLAETLALLSRWAGPAFTLTWGVGLAALPVVYTLGRTHPRLHAPLRRRGATPVSGMRGFWGLLSAYWTSERWVEAWSLTFAVFAITTLISKSSVWAATSSADFLNSIVSFHAPSEGVDPVAILMASVAAFAGIYLARYGAIGFRHFVSATLHRKARGWTQGQFSAAMLGQNHIAMSLMSNRDAGPNAVGRMPDNVDQRVDECTNNMFGGIIGLAMGIWGSVTSIYFVSSAIIARSVEVPFLERWFAAAGAAATDAFGPAVGAALTFSPGAYGSALLVAIVIALYVPFGTFCAWLLGRVLERQTLERQSRDGTWRGELNEMLSRSNQLAISGGQRVQQQTNGKLYAGIDEVWHRMNITQAGFMMFTNSYNFLSKRLVSYLPALPGYLSGALTFRAYSATSELAAELIEDCSWFIQVMPAIATLKANAVRLTEVANAIEAASDRQAFYSQTGVNAFRHPVQNPRFGLTLKNVELRHRGKDAEPFLTVPHINIRPGQWAYVRGQNGSGKSSLMKAIAGLWPYGSGDIVHPEGARMFFAGQDPDLPTRLTLRELICYPDFGGRFTDLQIAAALSEVGLGKFIADVDDDLHHGKPWNNVFSGGQRQRLVLARIILQQPDVLLLDEACAALDPLATLEFHRLIADHCPKAIVISIMHTPEPPVAPGGKTFYDNILYIEDGIADIHALGQPAKVVDQIAAE